The Dyadobacter sp. 676 DNA window TGGACCTTTCGAAGGCAAAGTCAATAACTTTTCCGCGCCTTGGTTAAGTGCGGATAACATGACAGACGCCACGTGGGCCCCCTGGATGGTAGGGCGCACTTCAAATACGATGGGTGTTTCGTGGGCATTCGCACTTCCGTATTTGTGGCGGTTTACTCCGCGAAGCAAATATGCTGACTCCGGACTTCTTAGTCTCATCAAGAACGAGCAGCAGTTTAATTTTTTTTACTCGAACATGCTAGTGAAACTTTCTACAACAGCATAAGATTGAAAAGTAAAAGGAACTTGACCATGCTTGACTTGGTTGGAGATATTGTTTCAAAGGTACCACGTGGATTGGCACTAATTGCTAGCTTGTCCGAGGGTGGAAAGAAGGGTGTTGTTTTTACAATGCCGCAGTTTGAACATCTCGGTTTTGCTAATTGGGGTCTAGCTATTCTTAACGACTCAGAATTGATCCAATATCGTGATGCGGTGAATATCTCCAATAAAGAGGTTCGGAGATGGGCACAGGAATATGACTTGGCGGTTGTAGATTTAGAAGCGCTTTATAAGGCGATTCATCGTAAAGAATATGTTTTACAAAATGGCTTGCTAATTGATAGCAGCATGAGAGGAAATTTTTTCTCTTCTGACGGTTTGTATCCAACCACACTTGGACAGGTCATCATTGCTAATGAGGTATTGAAATCGATAAATGAAAAATATGGAGCTGATGTTCCCCTTATCGATATTCCTTTATATGCTTCGAAAATTGGCCTAAACCTTAAAACAGGTCAATAGAGAATAGAAAGCCATGTAAGGATGCTCTTGGGCGCGTGAAGCCATAGACCGAATGCAAATTAAGAACACGATGTCAATTTTATTAAACACAAGCGCTTTTCTGACGACTATAAGTTAGTTCTTGGTGGACATCAGAATTTCACTAAAACGACTATATCAAGCTCTAATTCAAAAGAACAAACGCAAACCACTCATAATTAACTAGTTAGTTGGTATATCAATCTTAGATCCTCAAGAAAATGGTTCGACATTTGTCCCGTTGTGGGTACTGATTTTAACTATTAAAGAGCTGTAAATGAATAGTTTACAGCTCTTTTTTGCTTCAAACAGTTACGTATCAGTAACAAAAATTGCACAACTTTCGAGATTAGTACCTGAGCCCCGATACGGTTTACCTTTTGGTTTACCTTATGTTCTGGTAAACCTTTTTCCTTTCCGTACTTCGCCACCTTTGTTTCCAAGTCGGTCACGACTGGGATTTGCGCAAATCCATTTTGTCACTTTAAACAAGTTGAAGATGGGAAATCACATTGGACATCCGGCGGAGAATCTTCTATCTCTTCCATACTGGGCAAAAAAGGTTTTGACCTTTGACGAGGCAGCCGAATACACGGGTCTTTCAAAATCATACCTATATAAACTTACGGCAAAGGGCGAAGTCCCTCACTTTAAGCCTCGGGCGAAGATGATCTACTTCAATCGCGAAGAATTGGAAACCTGGCTACTACAAGGCAAGGTTAAAAGCGCCGAAGAAATTGAGGCTATCGCAGCCAGCAAAATACTTGCAAGAAAAAAATAACCCCCGATAACAAATTATGTCTGAGCCACATAACGTATCGGAGGCAAAGCACAAAGATACATCACGCACTATTTACTCACAAACGAATTGGCTGGCAGATTTCAACCGCCGATGGATGGCCGAGCAAGCCGCCAAGTACCCAAACGTTCCATCCTACGCGCTTTCTGGAAAGAAGCACAAGGACAATACCGCCAATGCCTTGCAAAAGGCGATCATAGCTTGCCTTCAATTTGAGGGCCACCAAGCCGAACGTATATCCATTGAGGGCCGCGTTATCGACACACGCCAACGTGTTACTGATGGCATCGGACGCACCCGGACCATCGGTAGTGTTACACGGATCAAATCGAGCGCACAGAAGGGAAGCGCAGATGTGTCTGCTACGGTTTTCGGTCGCTCTGTAAAAATTGAGGTAAAGATCGGCGCCGATCGACAGAGCCAGGCGCAGAAGGATTACCAGCGAAGCATCGAATCGGCCGGCGGGGTTTACCTGATTGCCGACAGTTTCCAAACATTCTACGAGTGGTATCTGCAATTCCGGAAGGAGGTGGGCAATGAATAACGGAAATTCAATATTGGAAGCCATTCTTTCCGAACAAAAAGAACTGACCCAGCCAGCGCTTTCTGGAATGCTTCGTGTTCGATCCGCCAACCAGGTATTGAAAGAGTCGTCTGAAACGCCGGATCCCAAACAATACTATCCGCACATGATTGTCGAGGGTGAGATTACAATCTTGTTTGCCGACACGGGAATTGGGAAGTCGGTTATAGCGGTCCAGATTGGAGATTACATAGCTCGACAAGGAGTCCCTCTGCTGTATGTTGATTTGGAGCTATCTGACAAGCAATTTGAGAAGAGGTATCGAGACGATGGCGGAAGGTTGTACAGATTCCCTGACTGCTTTTATCGGGCCGACTTCACGCCAAGTTTTGAATACCCAAAAGGTGTTTCGTACGAAGATTACTTCATAAAGTCCCTGCGAGAGGCGATCACGGCATGTGGGGCGAAAGTGGTGATCATTGATAACATGACGAAGCTATCCGCGGCGGATACCGACACGGCTAAGGCCACAATCCCGATAATGAATGAGGTTACGAAATTGAAACACGAAGGGCTCACTTTCTTGGCAATTGAGCATAACAAAAAAAGTTGACCCAACTAAGCCGATCAGTTCAAATGACCTTCAGGGCTCAAAATTCAAGTCCAATTTTGCGGACGCCGTTTTTACGATCGGCAGGAGTCATTCCGATAAAAATCTCAGGTACGTGAAGCAGCTTAAAGTAAGGACTGCTGAAATGGTCTACGACACCGAAAATGTTAGAACATTTGATCTGAGAAAGGATGGCGGATTTCTACAGTTCGTCCCAATTGGCTACGGTAGCGAATACCAGTTCTTGAAACTTGATTCTGAGTCAATAAAAAAGGAGCGAAGGCAGCAGGCTATGGAAATGAAGGCTTCTGGAAAATCAAACGTAGATATCGCAAAAGAGCTGGGCGTTTCGGAAGGAGCTGTACGAAAGTGGCTAAAATCGTAAAAATCGTACTAATCGTAAAAATCGTACTTCTCGAACGATTCGGAGCCAATAATGCATAAAAAATGTACGAAAGTTCGATTTAAGAGACCTAAACTGCATAACAAGCTATCTTCCAGGAAAATATAAATTAGTTGTCTTAACAACTATCATATTTCGTACTCGTACCACTCGTACTAATGTACGATTCGCACACTCAAAATATCGACGATCATGCAAGCCACAACATTTCAATATCAGCTGAAACGATACAAAACCCCGTCGGATCGGGTCACCTGCCCAGCATGCGGAGCAAAGAAATCCTTCGCGCCCTACATTGATATCGAAACAGGTCAGGACTTGCCCGCGCAGTATGGCCGCTGTAACCGCGCCGATCAATGCGGCTACCATTTGAATCCATATAAAGACGGCTATGGCACGGCAGGTCAAAAATCAGACGGGTTTGTTCCTGCGCCGATATCTAAGCCGAAGCCAACTACTCCGCCGGTTAATTTACCGAAGGAACTGCTGGTCGAGACATTGAAGAAAAGTCCGGGAAATCGGTTCACACAGCACTTGTTGAGACTGTTCCCGCAAGACGTTGTGAATCGACTGCGAAGCGAATACATGATTGGCGATCACGACGTATGGCCAGGATCGACAATGTTCTGGTTCGTGAACAAAGATCTTAATATTCGCGCCGGCCAGGTCAAGCAATTCGATGAAACCGGGCATACCGCAAAGAATTCCGACGGCACAAGCCGCACGGTGTGGATTCACAAGCTCGTTCCAAAGGAGACCGAATGGCTCTCAGCGTACGAAACCCAGGATATGAGGGTAGACTGTCTTTTCGGCGAGCATTTGCTAAACCGTTACCCGGACCGCAAGATTGCCCTGTTTGAGTCACCGAAGACTGCAATCATCGCCACGCCGTTCTTTCCGGAAATGCTTTGTCTGGCCGTCGGCGCTCTTGATTATCTCACACCAGAGCGCGTCCAGGCATTGAGAGGTAAAACGGTGATCCTATATCCGGACTTGTCCAAAGAAGGCAAAGCATTCGCAAAGTGGTCAGAAAAGGCTGAGAGGTTGCGGCCCCTGGGCGACTTTAAGGTCAGCTCATTCCTGGAACAGATCGCCACCGACGAAGAGCGCGCGAAAGGCCTTGACATGGCCGATTATCTGGAAAGGATGGATTACAAACCACGCCCAACAGAGGATCAGCCAGTAGTCGATGATGTCGCGTTTTGCGGCGCTACTGCACAAACGTTGCCTACCCTGGTCGGTAAAGCGCCGGCGCCGGAAGCAAAACCCGAACCATTCGATATCGCAGAATACCGCGAGTGGTTTTCGACGAAGGAAATGCCAAAGTCGAAGATCATCCTGAACGATGCTGTGACCATTTACAACCTGGAAGCGTTCGTGAAAGGCCGACTGAACCACATCTCGGCATTTACAGGCCAGAAAGATCAGGGTAACCGGCCACAGTTCATTCGGCAACTTAAATACATCCGCAAATACTTTCAAACTCTGCAATAGCATGAAACCACCCCAAAACCCCCCTTCCGGACCTCGAGGATACCGAAGACGAGATTTTCCAGTTTTTCGCCAACAATTACGACGAGTACATCAATGACCAATCAAACACACACGATTATGCAAGAGAAGAACCCGACCAAACTAAGCGCCAAACAACTAAGGTTCGTTGATGAATACCTGGTCGATTTCAACGCCACGGCGGCCGCAAAACGGGCCGGATACTCAGAGAAGACCGCAGCCGTGATCGGGCACGAAAACCTTAGAAAACCTTACATTTCAAAGCACATCTCCGAAAAGGTCTCCGCATTGGCAATGAGCTCGGAGGAAGCGCTTATCAGGATTTCTGAGTTTGCACGGTCCAGCCTAAATGAATACTTCACCATTCGGCAGCTCCCTTACACTCCGAAAGTTGAGAAACGACTCGCGGAACTGATCGACGACCTCCGAAAAGAAATCGAGTTCGAAGATAAGTATGCGGCCGCTGCCGGGCTTAGTGACAAGGAACTCG harbors:
- a CDS encoding helix-turn-helix domain-containing protein; the protein is MNSLQLFFASNSYVSVTKIAQLSRLVPEPRYGLPFGLPYVLVNLFPFRTSPPLFPSRSRLGFAQIHFVTLNKLKMGNHIGHPAENLLSLPYWAKKVLTFDEAAEYTGLSKSYLYKLTAKGEVPHFKPRAKMIYFNREELETWLLQGKVKSAEEIEAIAASKILARKK
- a CDS encoding AAA family ATPase; the protein is MEAILSEQKELTQPALSGMLRVRSANQVLKESSETPDPKQYYPHMIVEGEITILFADTGIGKSVIAVQIGDYIARQGVPLLYVDLELSDKQFEKRYRDDGGRLYRFPDCFYRADFTPSFEYPKGVSYEDYFIKSLREAITACGAKVVIIDNMTKLSAADTDTAKATIPIMNEVTKLKHEGLTFLAIEHNKKS
- a CDS encoding helix-turn-helix domain-containing protein, which translates into the protein MKQLKVRTAEMVYDTENVRTFDLRKDGGFLQFVPIGYGSEYQFLKLDSESIKKERRQQAMEMKASGKSNVDIAKELGVSEGAVRKWLKS
- a CDS encoding DUF6371 domain-containing protein encodes the protein MQATTFQYQLKRYKTPSDRVTCPACGAKKSFAPYIDIETGQDLPAQYGRCNRADQCGYHLNPYKDGYGTAGQKSDGFVPAPISKPKPTTPPVNLPKELLVETLKKSPGNRFTQHLLRLFPQDVVNRLRSEYMIGDHDVWPGSTMFWFVNKDLNIRAGQVKQFDETGHTAKNSDGTSRTVWIHKLVPKETEWLSAYETQDMRVDCLFGEHLLNRYPDRKIALFESPKTAIIATPFFPEMLCLAVGALDYLTPERVQALRGKTVILYPDLSKEGKAFAKWSEKAERLRPLGDFKVSSFLEQIATDEERAKGLDMADYLERMDYKPRPTEDQPVVDDVAFCGATAQTLPTLVGKAPAPEAKPEPFDIAEYREWFSTKEMPKSKIILNDAVTIYNLEAFVKGRLNHISAFTGQKDQGNRPQFIRQLKYIRKYFQTLQ